In one Aquabacterium sp. OR-4 genomic region, the following are encoded:
- the der gene encoding ribosome biogenesis GTPase Der produces the protein MKPVIALVGRPNVGKSTLFNRMTKSRDAIVADFAGLTRDRHYGDGQHAGRSFIVIDTGGFEPEKPTGIVAKMAEQTQAAVAEADVVVFVVDARAGVSAQDHDIARYLRTANKRTLLAVNKAEGMLEAPALGEFFELGMGDPNPVSAAHGQGIRSLLDVALDSFPEDDEPAEPDANAPIRLAVAGRPNVGKSTLINTWLGEERLVAFDMPGTTRDAISVPFERNGRKFELIDTAGLRRKGKVFEAIEKFSVVKTLQAIADAHVVVLMLDATQGVTDQDAHIAGYIHESGRAVVVAVNKWDAVDAYQRQMFERALEQRLAFLRFAEVLQISALKRQGLTPLWRAIADAHKSATTKMPTPQLTRLLHEAVEHQQPKRSGMFRPKLRYAHQGGMNPPIVVIHGNALEHVTDVYKRYLEGRFRAHFKLVGTPMRIEMRSSKNPFDADKD, from the coding sequence GTGAAGCCTGTCATCGCCCTCGTGGGCCGCCCCAATGTGGGCAAGTCCACGCTGTTCAACCGCATGACCAAGAGCCGCGATGCCATCGTGGCCGACTTTGCCGGTCTCACGCGCGACCGCCACTACGGTGACGGCCAGCACGCCGGTCGCAGCTTCATCGTCATCGACACCGGCGGCTTCGAGCCCGAGAAGCCCACCGGCATCGTGGCCAAGATGGCCGAGCAGACCCAGGCCGCGGTGGCCGAGGCCGATGTGGTGGTGTTCGTCGTCGATGCGCGGGCTGGCGTCTCGGCGCAAGACCACGACATCGCACGCTACCTGCGCACCGCCAACAAGCGCACCCTGCTGGCCGTCAACAAGGCCGAAGGCATGCTCGAGGCCCCGGCGCTGGGCGAGTTCTTCGAGCTCGGCATGGGCGATCCGAACCCGGTGTCGGCGGCGCACGGCCAGGGCATCCGCAGCCTGCTCGATGTCGCCCTCGACAGCTTTCCCGAAGACGACGAGCCCGCCGAGCCCGATGCCAACGCGCCGATCCGCCTGGCCGTGGCCGGCCGGCCCAACGTCGGCAAGAGCACCCTGATCAACACCTGGCTGGGCGAGGAACGCCTGGTCGCGTTCGACATGCCGGGCACCACGCGCGACGCGATCAGCGTGCCTTTCGAGCGCAACGGCCGCAAGTTCGAGCTGATCGACACCGCCGGCCTGCGCCGCAAGGGCAAGGTCTTCGAGGCCATCGAGAAGTTCTCGGTGGTCAAGACCCTGCAGGCCATCGCCGATGCCCATGTGGTGGTGCTGATGCTCGACGCCACCCAGGGCGTGACCGACCAGGACGCGCACATCGCCGGTTACATCCACGAATCGGGCCGTGCCGTGGTGGTGGCGGTGAACAAGTGGGACGCGGTGGATGCCTACCAGCGCCAGATGTTCGAGCGTGCGCTCGAGCAGCGCCTGGCCTTTCTGCGCTTTGCCGAGGTGCTGCAGATCTCGGCGCTCAAGCGCCAGGGGCTCACGCCGCTGTGGCGGGCCATCGCCGATGCCCACAAGTCGGCCACCACCAAGATGCCCACGCCGCAGCTGACGCGCCTGCTGCACGAGGCGGTGGAGCACCAGCAGCCCAAGCGATCGGGCATGTTCCGCCCCAAGCTGCGCTACGCGCACCAGGGCGGCATGAACCCGCCGATCGTGGTCATCCACGGCAATGCACTCGAGCATGTCACCGACGTCTACAAGCGTTACCTCGAGGGGCGCTTTCGCGCGCACTTCAAGCTGGTGGGCACGCCGATGCGCATCGAGATGCGCTCGTCGAAGAACCCGTTCGACGCCGACAAGGACTGA
- a CDS encoding YfgM family protein, which translates to MATALDLQEQEQLDELKAFWKKYGNLITWVITAVLLAFAAWNGWNWYQRDQAAKAAAMFDALDQAAVLGDADKAGRVFNDLKDRYPRTVLTQQGGLMAGKLQAEKGQTDAAKATLGWVAENGSELEYRAIAGLALAGVLLDAKQPDAALKALDGVTAPTFAGLAADRRGDVLLAQGKPAEAKTAYQAAWKAIDEKTDYRRLVEAKLTALGAAPAPAAAASGAAQ; encoded by the coding sequence ATGGCCACCGCACTCGACCTGCAGGAGCAGGAACAACTCGACGAACTCAAGGCCTTCTGGAAGAAGTACGGCAACCTGATCACCTGGGTGATCACCGCCGTGCTGCTGGCCTTTGCCGCCTGGAACGGCTGGAACTGGTACCAGCGCGACCAGGCCGCCAAGGCCGCCGCGATGTTTGACGCGCTCGACCAGGCCGCCGTGCTGGGCGACGCCGACAAGGCCGGCCGCGTGTTCAACGACCTGAAGGACCGCTACCCGCGCACCGTGCTCACCCAGCAGGGTGGCCTGATGGCCGGCAAGCTGCAGGCCGAGAAGGGCCAGACCGACGCCGCCAAGGCCACGCTGGGCTGGGTGGCTGAAAACGGCAGCGAGCTCGAGTACCGCGCCATCGCCGGCCTGGCCCTGGCCGGTGTGCTGCTCGATGCCAAGCAGCCCGATGCCGCACTGAAGGCGCTGGACGGCGTGACCGCCCCCACCTTTGCCGGCCTGGCCGCCGACCGCCGCGGCGATGTGCTGCTGGCCCAGGGCAAGCCCGCCGAGGCCAAGACCGCCTACCAGGCCGCCTGGAAGGCCATCGACGAGAAGACCGACTACCGCCGCCTGGTGGAAGCCAAGCTGACCGCGCTGGGCGCCGCCCCGGCCCCGGCCGCCGCCGCCTCTGGAGCCGCGCAATGA
- the hisS gene encoding histidine--tRNA ligase — translation MADKLLAVKGMNDILPAGVPRKEKLPDSALWRWFETTVAQVLARHGYQYLMTPIVEPTALFVRGIGEATDIVEKEMYSWTDAMNNDRLTLRPEITAGIVRAMVEHNALYNGPLRVWGIGPVFRHERPQKGRYRQFHQLDVEALGFAGPDVDAELILLVRQLWQALGLKVGNEAGADVRLELNSLGQPAERAAHRAALIAYFEAHAEQLDEDARRRLHSNPLRILDTKNPAMQALVDAAPKLQEHLGAESRAHLAAVCAVLDAAGLPYRINPRLVRGLDYYNLTVFEWITDHLGSQGTVCGGGRYDGLFEQLGGKPTPAIGFGLGIERLLLLLQELGVPVPGSGPDAYAVIPDAAALPQALVAIDALRAAGVAVQMHAGGGSFKNQFKKADASGARYALVFGGDELAQGVVALKPLRQGADAAAEGQGGQTLRPLADVAAWAAELRTA, via the coding sequence ATGGCCGACAAACTGCTTGCCGTCAAAGGCATGAACGACATCCTGCCGGCCGGCGTGCCGCGCAAGGAAAAGCTGCCCGATTCCGCGCTGTGGCGCTGGTTCGAGACCACCGTGGCGCAGGTGCTGGCCCGCCATGGCTACCAGTACCTGATGACGCCCATCGTCGAGCCCACGGCGCTGTTCGTGCGCGGCATCGGCGAGGCCACCGACATCGTCGAAAAGGAGATGTACTCCTGGACCGACGCGATGAACAACGACCGGCTGACGCTGCGCCCCGAGATCACCGCCGGCATCGTGCGCGCGATGGTCGAGCACAACGCGCTGTACAACGGCCCGCTGCGGGTGTGGGGCATCGGCCCGGTGTTCCGCCACGAGCGGCCGCAAAAGGGCCGCTACCGCCAGTTCCACCAGCTTGATGTCGAGGCGCTGGGCTTTGCCGGCCCCGATGTGGATGCCGAGCTGATCCTGCTGGTGCGCCAGCTGTGGCAGGCCCTGGGCCTGAAGGTCGGCAACGAGGCTGGTGCCGACGTGCGGCTCGAGCTCAACAGCCTGGGCCAGCCGGCCGAGCGCGCCGCCCACCGTGCCGCGCTGATCGCCTACTTCGAGGCCCATGCCGAGCAGCTGGACGAAGACGCCAGGCGCCGCCTGCACAGCAACCCGCTGCGCATCCTCGACACCAAGAACCCGGCCATGCAGGCCCTGGTGGACGCCGCGCCCAAGCTGCAGGAGCACCTGGGGGCCGAGAGCCGTGCCCACCTGGCCGCGGTGTGCGCGGTGCTCGATGCCGCGGGCCTGCCGTACCGCATCAACCCGCGCCTGGTGCGCGGCCTGGACTACTACAACCTCACGGTGTTCGAGTGGATCACCGACCACCTGGGCTCGCAGGGCACGGTGTGCGGCGGTGGCCGCTACGACGGCCTGTTCGAGCAGCTGGGCGGCAAGCCCACGCCGGCCATCGGCTTTGGCCTGGGCATTGAGCGCCTGCTGCTGCTGCTGCAGGAGCTGGGCGTGCCGGTGCCGGGCAGCGGCCCCGATGCCTACGCCGTGATCCCCGACGCGGCGGCGCTGCCGCAGGCCCTGGTGGCCATCGACGCGCTGCGTGCGGCCGGCGTGGCGGTGCAGATGCACGCCGGCGGCGGCTCGTTCAAGAACCAGTTCAAGAAGGCCGACGCCAGCGGTGCACGCTACGCGCTGGTGTTTGGTGGCGATGAGCTGGCCCAGGGGGTGGTGGCTCTGAAGCCGCTGCGCCAGGGCGCCGACGCCGCAGCCGAAGGGCAGGGCGGGCAAACACTGCGCCCGCTGGCCGACGTGGCCGCCTGGGCAGCCGAACTGCGCACCGCATAA
- the rlmN gene encoding 23S rRNA (adenine(2503)-C(2))-methyltransferase RlmN → MSLVNLLDFDLDALTAWCGTLGEKRFRAVQLFRWIHQKGARDFDQMSDLAKSLRTKLQGTAVMRPLPVASEQASADGTIKWLFDVGAGDAVEAVFIPEDDRGTLCISSQAGCAVGCRFCSTGHQGFSRNLGTGEILAQLWFAEHHLRQRLKLPAGERAITNVVMMGMGEPLQNYAALVPALKVMLDDHGYGLSRRRVTVSTSGVVPMIERLKADCPVALAVSLHAPDDALRDQLVPLNRKYPLAELFAACQGYLAAAPRDFITFEYCMLDGVNDSPEQARQLIALVQGRAGAPRVPCKLNLIPFNPFPASGLHRSPRERVLAFAQVLQDAGIVTTIRKTRGDDIAAACGQLAGEVQDRTRAAERLTRPEVQVVRLVPGAAKPPPAAGPAAP, encoded by the coding sequence GTGAGCCTGGTCAACCTGCTCGACTTCGATCTCGACGCGCTGACGGCGTGGTGCGGGACGCTGGGCGAGAAGCGCTTCCGCGCCGTGCAGCTGTTTCGCTGGATCCACCAGAAGGGCGCGCGCGATTTCGACCAGATGAGTGATCTGGCCAAGTCGCTGCGCACCAAGCTGCAGGGCACGGCCGTCATGCGGCCGCTGCCGGTGGCCAGCGAGCAGGCCTCGGCCGACGGCACGATCAAGTGGCTGTTCGACGTGGGCGCGGGCGATGCCGTCGAGGCGGTGTTCATCCCCGAGGACGACCGTGGCACGCTGTGCATCAGCTCGCAGGCCGGTTGCGCCGTGGGCTGCCGCTTCTGCTCCACCGGCCACCAGGGCTTCAGCCGCAACCTTGGCACGGGCGAGATCCTGGCCCAGCTGTGGTTTGCCGAGCACCATCTGCGCCAGCGCCTCAAGCTGCCCGCTGGCGAACGCGCCATCACCAACGTGGTGATGATGGGCATGGGCGAGCCGCTGCAGAACTACGCTGCGCTGGTGCCCGCGCTGAAGGTGATGCTCGACGACCATGGCTACGGCCTGTCGCGGCGGCGCGTCACCGTGTCGACCTCGGGCGTGGTGCCCATGATCGAGCGCCTGAAGGCCGATTGCCCGGTGGCGCTGGCCGTCTCGCTGCACGCGCCCGACGACGCGCTGCGCGACCAGCTGGTGCCGCTGAACCGCAAGTACCCGCTGGCCGAGCTGTTTGCGGCCTGCCAGGGCTATCTGGCGGCGGCGCCGCGCGACTTCATCACCTTCGAGTACTGCATGCTCGACGGCGTGAACGATTCCCCCGAGCAGGCGCGGCAGCTGATCGCGCTGGTGCAGGGCCGTGCCGGTGCGCCGCGCGTGCCGTGCAAGCTCAACCTGATTCCGTTCAACCCCTTCCCGGCCTCGGGCCTGCACCGCTCGCCGCGCGAGCGGGTGCTGGCCTTTGCCCAGGTACTGCAGGACGCCGGCATCGTGACCACCATCCGCAAGACCCGCGGCGACGACATTGCCGCCGCCTGCGGGCAGTTGGCCGGCGAGGTGCAGGACCGCACCCGCGCCGCCGAGCGCCTGACCCGCCCGGAGGTGCAGGTGGTGCGCCTGGTGCCCGGTGCGGCCAAGCCGCCGCCCGCGGCCGGGCCCGCCGCGCCATGA
- the ispG gene encoding flavodoxin-dependent (E)-4-hydroxy-3-methylbut-2-enyl-diphosphate synthase encodes MSLEDVFNLPLVVPASPAPRRSRQARVVWGSRVVTIGGDAPVRVQSMTNTDTVDVIETAIQVKELAQAGSELVRITVNTPEAAQAVPHIREQLDRMGIDVPLVGDFHYNGHTLLTEYPACAQALSKYRINPGNVGKGDKRDRQFAAMIEAAVKYDKAVRIGVNWGSLDQELLAAMYDANARRAEPWDSQQVMYQALIQSALQSADWAVELGLRPEQAIISCKVSGVQDLVSVYQALAQRCDYPLHLGLTEAGMGTKGTVASSVALGLLLQQGIGDTIRVSLTPQPGESRTQEVLVALEILQAVGLRRFVPSVTACPGCGRTTSTTFQELAKQIDDFLRAQMPVWKAQYPGVENLKVAVMGCIVNGPGESKHADIGISLPGTGEAPAAPVFIDGAKALTLRGEGIAQEFHRIVEQYIERRFGSRQGAATDAH; translated from the coding sequence ATGAGCCTCGAAGACGTCTTCAACCTGCCCCTGGTGGTCCCGGCCAGCCCGGCGCCGCGCCGCAGCCGCCAGGCCCGCGTGGTGTGGGGCAGCCGCGTGGTCACCATCGGTGGCGACGCGCCGGTGCGGGTGCAGTCGATGACCAACACCGACACGGTGGACGTGATCGAGACCGCCATCCAGGTCAAGGAGCTGGCCCAGGCCGGCAGCGAGCTGGTGCGCATCACGGTCAACACGCCCGAGGCGGCGCAGGCCGTGCCGCACATCCGCGAGCAGCTCGACCGCATGGGCATCGACGTGCCGCTGGTGGGCGACTTCCACTACAACGGCCACACCCTGCTGACCGAGTACCCGGCCTGTGCCCAGGCGCTCAGCAAGTACCGCATCAACCCGGGCAACGTGGGCAAGGGCGACAAGCGCGACCGCCAGTTCGCCGCCATGATCGAGGCCGCCGTCAAGTACGACAAGGCGGTGCGCATCGGCGTCAACTGGGGCAGCCTCGACCAGGAACTGCTGGCCGCCATGTACGACGCCAATGCCCGGCGCGCCGAGCCCTGGGATTCGCAGCAGGTGATGTACCAGGCGCTGATCCAGTCGGCGCTGCAGTCGGCCGACTGGGCGGTGGAGCTGGGCCTGCGGCCCGAGCAGGCCATCATCAGCTGCAAGGTCAGCGGCGTGCAGGACCTGGTCAGCGTCTACCAGGCCCTGGCGCAACGCTGCGATTACCCGCTGCACCTGGGTCTCACCGAGGCCGGCATGGGCACCAAGGGCACGGTGGCCTCCAGCGTGGCGCTGGGCCTGCTGCTGCAGCAGGGCATCGGCGACACCATCCGCGTCAGCCTCACCCCGCAGCCCGGCGAAAGCCGCACGCAGGAGGTGCTGGTGGCGCTCGAGATCCTGCAGGCCGTGGGCCTGCGCCGCTTCGTGCCCAGCGTCACCGCCTGCCCGGGCTGTGGCCGCACCACCAGCACCACCTTCCAGGAGCTGGCCAAGCAGATCGACGACTTCCTGCGTGCGCAGATGCCGGTGTGGAAGGCGCAGTACCCCGGCGTCGAGAACCTCAAGGTCGCGGTGATGGGCTGCATCGTCAACGGCCCCGGCGAGAGCAAGCATGCCGACATCGGCATCAGCCTGCCCGGCACCGGCGAGGCGCCGGCGGCCCCGGTGTTCATCGACGGCGCCAAGGCCCTGACCCTGCGCGGCGAGGGCATCGCGCAGGAGTTCCACCGCATCGTCGAGCAGTACATCGAGCGCCGCTTCGGCTCGCGCCAGGGCGCTGCCACCGACGCCCATTGA
- the pilW gene encoding type IV pilus biogenesis/stability protein PilW encodes MMRAAAAGVVLAAGLLLAACAAGPERLPADEPRAIATASDQTDVDRRAQVRLELASAYFGRGQLDTALDEVKQALAINPQSADAYGLRALIYGAMGESRLAEDSYRRALAINPRDGGLLHNQGWFYCQQNRQAEAQARFAEALAQPQYRDVARTQLARGICFGRDSRWTEAEGALMRAYELDPANPAVGINLAEVLYRRGELERARFYVGRLNDNPALVNAQTLWLAARIEHKAGRIQPARRLGDQLRSRHPQSPEAALYERGQFDD; translated from the coding sequence ATGATGCGCGCCGCCGCTGCGGGGGTCGTCCTGGCCGCTGGCCTGCTGCTGGCGGCCTGTGCCGCCGGCCCGGAGCGCCTGCCGGCCGATGAGCCGCGCGCCATCGCCACCGCCTCCGACCAGACCGATGTCGACCGCCGCGCGCAGGTGCGGCTCGAACTGGCCAGCGCCTACTTCGGTCGCGGCCAGCTCGACACCGCGCTGGACGAGGTCAAGCAGGCGCTTGCCATCAACCCGCAGTCGGCCGATGCCTACGGCCTGCGTGCGCTGATCTACGGCGCCATGGGCGAGAGCCGGTTGGCCGAAGACAGCTATCGCCGCGCATTGGCGATCAACCCGCGCGACGGCGGCCTGCTGCACAACCAGGGCTGGTTCTATTGCCAGCAGAACCGCCAGGCCGAGGCTCAGGCGCGTTTTGCCGAGGCCCTGGCCCAGCCGCAGTACCGCGATGTGGCGCGCACCCAGCTGGCGCGCGGCATCTGCTTTGGCCGCGATTCGCGCTGGACCGAGGCCGAGGGCGCGCTGATGCGCGCCTACGAGCTCGACCCCGCCAACCCGGCCGTGGGCATCAACCTGGCCGAGGTGCTGTACCGGCGTGGCGAGCTCGAGCGCGCGCGCTTTTACGTCGGGCGTCTGAACGACAACCCGGCGCTGGTGAATGCCCAGACCCTGTGGCTGGCCGCACGCATCGAGCACAAGGCCGGCCGCATCCAGCCGGCGCGACGCCTGGGCGACCAGCTGCGCTCGCGCCATCCGCAATCGCCCGAAGCCGCGCTGTACGAGCGCGGGCAGTTCGATGACTGA
- the ndk gene encoding nucleoside-diphosphate kinase has protein sequence MAIERTLSIIKPDAVAKNVIGQIYARFEGAGLKVIAAKMVHLSRGEAEQFYAVHKARPFFKDLVDFMVSGPVMIQALEGEGAIAKNRELMGATDPKKAEKGTIRADFADSIDANAVHGSDAPETAAVEVAFFFPGMNVYAGR, from the coding sequence ATGGCCATCGAACGCACCCTCTCGATCATCAAGCCTGACGCCGTCGCGAAGAACGTGATCGGCCAGATCTACGCCCGCTTTGAAGGCGCCGGCCTGAAGGTCATCGCCGCCAAGATGGTGCACCTGTCGCGTGGCGAAGCCGAACAGTTCTACGCCGTGCACAAGGCCCGTCCGTTCTTCAAGGACCTGGTCGACTTCATGGTCTCGGGCCCGGTGATGATCCAGGCGCTGGAAGGTGAAGGCGCCATCGCCAAGAACCGTGAGCTGATGGGCGCCACCGACCCCAAGAAGGCCGAGAAGGGCACCATCCGTGCCGACTTCGCCGACTCGATCGACGCCAATGCCGTGCACGGCTCGGACGCCCCGGAAACCGCCGCTGTCGAAGTGGCGTTCTTCTTCCCCGGCATGAACGTCTACGCTGGCCGCTGA
- the bamB gene encoding outer membrane protein assembly factor BamB, whose translation MMRRLSLATLAAPLACAVALLAGCAADKPKPTALDTVAPQIAGRQVWQARLDAVQFPLGVVSRNGQFVVAGSDGTVMALDADSGREVWRGSAGDKLSAGVGSDGRHAAVVTRDNELVVLDQGVKGWSKRLATRVVTPPLVAGGRVFVMGVDRVVHAFDLQDGLKLWSATRQGEALTLAQPGLLTAFQDTLVAGIGAVLVGIDPTKGSVRWELPLTSPRGTNEVERLNDLLGPMVRVGDVVCARAFQTAVGCADLAKRSVRWSRNAGGMNAVGGDAEYLFGADGSDRINAWRASNGDLAWSNERLLYRSLSAPLSAGSAVIFGDYEGQVHFLSRAEGKLVLRLPTDGSPVVAQPVLSGATVLVVTRNGGLFAFRPE comes from the coding sequence ATGATGCGGCGCCTGAGCCTGGCCACGCTGGCCGCACCGCTGGCCTGCGCCGTGGCCCTGCTGGCCGGCTGCGCGGCCGACAAGCCCAAGCCCACCGCGCTGGACACCGTGGCACCGCAGATCGCCGGCCGCCAGGTCTGGCAGGCGCGGCTGGATGCGGTGCAGTTTCCGCTCGGTGTGGTGTCGCGCAATGGCCAGTTCGTGGTGGCCGGCAGCGACGGCACGGTGATGGCACTGGACGCCGACAGCGGCCGCGAAGTCTGGCGTGGCAGTGCCGGCGACAAGCTCTCGGCCGGCGTGGGCAGCGACGGCCGCCATGCCGCCGTGGTGACCCGCGACAACGAGCTGGTGGTGCTCGACCAGGGCGTCAAGGGCTGGAGCAAGCGACTGGCCACGCGCGTGGTCACGCCGCCGCTGGTGGCCGGTGGCCGCGTGTTCGTGATGGGTGTCGACCGCGTGGTGCACGCCTTCGATCTGCAGGACGGGCTCAAGCTGTGGTCGGCCACGCGCCAGGGCGAGGCCCTCACGCTGGCCCAGCCCGGCCTGCTGACCGCCTTCCAGGACACGCTGGTGGCCGGCATCGGCGCCGTGCTGGTGGGCATCGATCCCACCAAGGGCAGCGTGCGCTGGGAGCTGCCGCTGACCTCGCCGCGCGGCACCAACGAGGTCGAGCGTCTGAACGACCTGCTGGGCCCGATGGTGCGGGTGGGCGACGTGGTCTGTGCCCGCGCGTTCCAGACCGCAGTCGGCTGTGCCGACCTGGCCAAGCGCAGCGTGCGCTGGAGCCGCAATGCCGGTGGCATGAACGCGGTCGGCGGTGACGCCGAATACCTGTTCGGCGCCGATGGCTCCGACCGCATCAACGCCTGGCGCGCCAGCAATGGCGACCTGGCCTGGAGCAACGAGCGCCTGCTGTACCGCAGCCTCAGCGCGCCGCTGTCGGCCGGTAGCGCGGTGATCTTCGGCGACTACGAAGGCCAGGTGCACTTCCTGTCGCGCGCCGAGGGCAAGCTGGTGCTGCGCCTGCCCACCGACGGCTCGCCGGTGGTGGCGCAGCCCGTGCTGTCGGGCGCCACCGTGCTGGTGGTCACCCGCAACGGCGGCCTCTTCGCCTTCCGTCCCGAATGA
- a CDS encoding helix-turn-helix domain-containing protein, whose amino-acid sequence MTEASVSPGLSPAHAAQAVTADAAAAGAMLRQLREAQGMHIAALATAIKVTPAKLDALEAGRLGELPDLTFARALAQTVCRALKADAAPVLARMPGAVASRLERVDEGLNTPMPERGHGLAWGAWSTWSAWSEWAPWRRPVPWLAALLLLAAAAFVLVPRQLAEPLGATLPGGDAASPAPAVLPGAVPPGAVPPAAAQTAAVPAEPVQAAAPLAAPLAEPVPAASAAVSAAVPAAESPATAVAALPGAAAASGVLQMRAVQNTWVQVQDAQGRVLVARTFSAGESMAFDGPAPLKLRIGNVAGTELVFQGRPVDLSKFRRDNVASLSLP is encoded by the coding sequence ATGACTGAAGCTTCTGTCTCGCCGGGCTTGTCGCCTGCCCATGCCGCTCAGGCCGTGACTGCCGATGCCGCGGCGGCCGGCGCCATGCTGCGCCAGTTGCGCGAGGCGCAGGGCATGCACATCGCCGCGCTGGCCACGGCCATCAAGGTCACGCCGGCCAAGCTGGATGCGCTGGAGGCCGGTCGCCTGGGCGAGCTGCCCGACCTGACCTTTGCCCGCGCGCTGGCCCAGACCGTGTGCCGCGCACTCAAGGCCGATGCAGCGCCGGTGCTGGCGCGCATGCCCGGCGCAGTGGCCAGCCGCCTGGAGCGCGTGGACGAAGGCCTGAACACGCCGATGCCCGAGCGCGGCCATGGTCTGGCCTGGGGCGCCTGGTCGACCTGGTCGGCCTGGTCCGAATGGGCGCCGTGGCGCCGGCCCGTGCCCTGGCTGGCGGCCTTGCTGCTGTTGGCAGCGGCCGCGTTCGTGCTGGTGCCACGCCAGCTGGCCGAACCGCTGGGCGCCACGCTGCCGGGCGGCGATGCCGCCTCGCCGGCGCCGGCCGTGCTGCCTGGTGCGGTACCGCCTGGTGCAGTGCCGCCTGCTGCGGCACAGACCGCTGCCGTGCCGGCCGAGCCGGTGCAGGCCGCCGCGCCGCTGGCCGCGCCGCTGGCCGAGCCGGTGCCCGCGGCGTCGGCGGCTGTGTCGGCGGCCGTGCCCGCGGCCGAGAGCCCGGCCACCGCGGTGGCTGCGCTGCCAGGGGCCGCGGCAGCCTCGGGCGTGCTGCAGATGCGCGCCGTGCAGAACACCTGGGTGCAGGTGCAGGACGCCCAGGGCCGCGTGCTGGTTGCCCGCACCTTCAGCGCGGGTGAGAGCATGGCCTTCGACGGCCCGGCACCGCTGAAGCTCAGAATCGGCAACGTGGCCGGCACCGAGCTGGTGTTCCAGGGCCGGCCGGTGGATTTGTCGAAGTTCCGCCGCGACAACGTGGCCTCGCTGTCGCTGCCCTGA